The Methanopyrus kandleri AV19 DNA segment TGGAGGTACTGGAGAAGGGCCTGGATCGCGCTAGGATTCCGGAAGAGAAGAAACGCGCACTCCGCCGCGTTCTAAGGGAGGCCGAGGAAGAGGAGAAGGAAGAGGTCGCGTACACCGACGCGCTGGATAAAGTGCTCGAAGCCGAGGAGCTGCCCGAGATCCGGGAGGAGCTGAAGGTCACTATGCGCGACTTCATGGAGGCGCTGAAGGAGATCGAACCATCGGCGCTGCGCGAAGTCATTGTCGAAGTGCCGGACGTATCGTGGGACGATGTGGGAGGACTCGAGGATGTCAAGCAGGAGTTGAAGGAAGCCGTCGAATACCCGCTTAAGTACCCGGAAGTGTACGAGAAACTCGGCACGAGACCTCCTAAGGGCATACTGCTTTACGGCCCGCCTGGTACCGGCAAGACCCTACTCGCCAAGGCCGTAGCGAACGAGTCGGATGCCAACTTCATCGCCGTCAGGGGACCTGAAGTTCTCAGTAAATGGGTAGGTGAGTCGATCCCGGGCGACGAGGTCGTCTGGGCGAAGGTCGACGGAGAGGCTAAGCTGATACCCATCGAGGACCTCTACGAGCTGTGGAAGGAGGGCCGGGACGTCGAGGTCGCAGCACTGACGGAGGAGGGTGTCGTCTGGTCGTCAGTGGATCGAGTCGCCCGGCACCGCCGTCGGACCGGTCTCGTGAAGATCATCACGCGCACGGGTCGGGAGGTCATCGTCACCGAAGACCACTCCGTCTTCACGGTCCGTGACGGCAAGATTGTAGACGTGCCGACCTCAGAGCTGTCGGAAGGAGACTGGATAGTCCTGCCGGCGAGGCTTCCGGCGGGCGACTCGGACGAGATTGACGGAATCAAGATCGATGAGGACCTGGCGTTCCTGCTGGGCCTGTACGTGGCGGAGGGTAGCCTGACGAACCAGAAGGACGCCGTCAGGATCCACAATAAGGACCCTGAAGTTATTGAGGAAATCGACCGAATCGTGCGAGAGAAGGGCTGGGAGGGCCGGTACTATGAGAGTGATCACAGCTACTGGATCAAGAGTCGGAAGCTCAGGCAACTATGTGAGAAGCTGGGCACGAAAGCTCGGGAGAAACGGCTCGGACCGCTTCTGTCACTGAAGCCCGAACTGCTCGCCGCCGCGCTGCGCGGGTACTACACCGGCGACGGATCGTTCTCGGTGAAGCCGCACGGTCGATCTGCGATCATCGAAGCGACCACGGTGAGCAAGCGGCTGGCCGACGAACTCCTCGTCGCGCTGCAGATTCTGGACATCGTGGCGCGCAGGTACGAGTGCGACGACACAAAGGGGAGCACCAGATACCGCGTCATGATCACCAAGTCAGAGTACATCCGCACGTTCGTGGAAAAGGTCGGGTTCGCGCAGTCCGAAAAGAACGAGCGGATCCGGAAGTTCCTGGCGGAGAGGAAGTGGACGAGGGGCCGCTCCGACATTCCGACGGAGCTCATCGGAAGCCCCTACACCTACGTCGAAGTCGAGTACATCTCGGATCGCGTCGCCGCGGACGGTGGTCTCATGAAGGCGGAGCTCGAGCACCTGTACTTCGACAAGATCAAGGAGATCGTACCGCTGGACCGTGACGATGAGTACGTGTACGATGTCGTGGAGGTGAAGCTGGGCCACAACTTCGTCGGAGGCCAGGGAGTCCTGCTGCACAACTCGGAGAAAAAGATCAGGGAGATCTTCCAGAAAGCCCGACAGACCGCCCCGTGCGTGATATTCTTCGACGAGATCGACGCGATCGCTCCCAAACGCGGTACCGAGGTCGGAGGTTCACGCGTCACCGAGCGCATCGTCAACCAGCTGCTGACGGAGATGGACGGTATCGAGGCCACCGAGGACGTCTTCGTGATCGCGGCGACTAACCGTCCGGACATTATCGACGAGGCGCTGTTGAGGCCCGGCCGCTTCGACAGGATAGTGTACGTACCACCGCCGGACGAGGAGGCGATGAAGGAGATCGTGAAGATCCACACCCGAGACATGCCGCTGGCGGAGGACCTAACCGTCGACGATATCGTCGAGATACTCCGAAGGAGAGAACGCGAAGAGGACGCGAAGTACACCGGTGCCGATATCGAGGCCGTCTGCATGGAGGCGGCGATGTTGGCACTCCGCGAGGTGCTCGATGAGCTGGAGAGGATTGAGAAGGAATCGGAGACCGAGGAAGAACTTGAGGCCAGAAAGGAAGCATTACTCGAGGAGCTTCGAGTGGAGCGTAGACACTTCGAGAAAGCCGTCGAGAAAGTACCGCCTTCC contains these protein-coding regions:
- a CDS encoding AAA family ATPase; translation: MPIKLRVEKAYPEDVGKRAVRMDKASRDRIGVSEGDLVKITGSKTTVARVLPAKKEDVGKGIVRMDKYERQNAGASVGEPVEVDRAEEKVAKRVELMPTERVVVPVQAGLKEEVEEELTREHEQDILEQIKRYLRSRAQQTPIPATHRDVIPLEVQGKTIAGHVLIKFPDSLLVVGIEPEDATVIGPETEIEVKPYSEDLAKAAEIPDVTYDDIGGLDREIELIREYVELPLKRPELLKELGIKPPKGVLLYGPPGTGKTLLAKAVANECGAKFYSINGPEIMSKYYGESEARIREVFEEARKNAPAIIYIDEIDAIAPKRGETGEVERRVVAQLLTLMDGLSEDERVVVLASTNRPDDIDPALRRPGRFDKEIEIGVPDKEGRKEILQIHTRDMPLADDVDLDKLAELTHGFTGADLEALCKSAGLKALRRAIRKIGAKLAEKGEKEEREVAVKVSELSDEELMEVLEKGLDRARIPEEKKRALRRVLREAEEEEKEEVAYTDALDKVLEAEELPEIREELKVTMRDFMEALKEIEPSALREVIVEVPDVSWDDVGGLEDVKQELKEAVEYPLKYPEVYEKLGTRPPKGILLYGPPGTGKTLLAKAVANESDANFIAVRGPEVLSKWVGESIPGDEVVWAKVDGEAKLIPIEDLYELWKEGRDVEVAALTEEGVVWSSVDRVARHRRRTGLVKIITRTGREVIVTEDHSVFTVRDGKIVDVPTSELSEGDWIVLPARLPAGDSDEIDGIKIDEDLAFLLGLYVAEGSLTNQKDAVRIHNKDPEVIEEIDRIVREKGWEGRYYESDHSYWIKSRKLRQLCEKLGTKAREKRLGPLLSLKPELLAAALRGYYTGDGSFSVKPHGRSAIIEATTVSKRLADELLVALQILDIVARRYECDDTKGSTRYRVMITKSEYIRTFVEKVGFAQSEKNERIRKFLAERKWTRGRSDIPTELIGSPYTYVEVEYISDRVAADGGLMKAELEHLYFDKIKEIVPLDRDDEYVYDVVEVKLGHNFVGGQGVLLHNSEKKIREIFQKARQTAPCVIFFDEIDAIAPKRGTEVGGSRVTERIVNQLLTEMDGIEATEDVFVIAATNRPDIIDEALLRPGRFDRIVYVPPPDEEAMKEIVKIHTRDMPLAEDLTVDDIVEILRRREREEDAKYTGADIEAVCMEAAMLALREVLDELERIEKESETEEELEARKEALLEELRVERRHFEKAVEKVPPSVPKEKLEEYEKLKEEYQRLAG